The following proteins are co-located in the Triticum aestivum cultivar Chinese Spring chromosome 1A, IWGSC CS RefSeq v2.1, whole genome shotgun sequence genome:
- the LOC123079119 gene encoding uncharacterized protein yields MSSSNKISLKLLVDTKSKKVLFAEAGKEFVDFVFSLLTLPIGAVVKLISAGTMQGSIGRLYQSVDNIGSSYLQPNKDKSELLQPKVLHPDARELLLLQGGGGEGSSPSSPLARFKMYTCAGYCATATMEAKAACPQCKQAMATEVTFVLPSAAPKTSSTAAAAGDETGGYVKGLVTYMVTDGLEVTPMSAISSITLINKFSVNKDVELAEKFVSVGMDEGLGLLKVALRSDTVLSDVFLAKKK; encoded by the coding sequence ATGTCTTCCAGCAACAAGATCTCGCTGAAGCTGCTGGTGGACACCAAGTCCAAGAAGGTGCTGTTCGCGGAGGCCGGCAAGGAGTTCGTCGACTTCGTCTTCAGCCTGCTGACCCTGCCCATCGGCGCCGTGGTGAAGCTCATCTCCGCCGGCACCATGCAGGGGAGCATCGGCCGCCTGTACCAGAGCGTCGACAACATTGGCTCCTCCTACCTGCAGCCCAACAAGGACAAGTCCGAGCTGCTCCAGCCCAAGGTGCTGCACCCGGACGCCCGGGAGCTGCTGCTCCtgcagggcggcggtggcgaggggTCGTCCCCGTCCTCCCCGCTGGCCAGGTTCAAGATGTACACCTGCGCAGGCTACTGCGccaccgccaccatggaggccaaggctgCGTGCCCGCAGTGCAAGCAGGCCATGGCCACCGAGGTCACGTTCGTGCTGCCGTCCGCCGCGCCCAAGACCTCGTCCACGGCGGCTGCGGCCGGCGACGAGACCGGCGGGTACGTAAAGGGGCTCGTCACCTACATGGTCACGGACGGGCTGGAGGTGACCCCCATGTCCGCCATCTCCAGCATCACCCTCATCAACAAGTTCAGCGTCAACAAGGACGTGGAGCTCGCCGAGAAGTTCGTCAGCGTCGGCATGGACGAGGGGCTCGGCCTCCTCAAGGTGGCACTGCGCTCCGACACCGTGCTCTCCGACGTCTTCCTCGCAAAGAAGAAGTGA